CTGATGCGGCGTCATCACCTCCACCCGCAGCTGGTCTCCCGGAATCTGCGGAATCACGTCCCAGAAGCTCAGCACGCCGCGGAAGTGCTCGCTCTCGCCCTCCGGCGTCTCCCGGCCGAACAGGACATCGAGCGCCGTCAGCCCGATCTCCTTCTCCTCTCCGTCCACGCGAACGGTGAAGCTGCCCGCGGGCTCCTTGTCCCACCCGCGCGAGTCTTCCCATTGGCCCTCGCTCAACTGCCGCGCCGCCTCGCGCACCACGCCCTTCACGCCGCTGCCCGGCAGATAGGGCAGCCCGTACGGATTGAGGAAGCTGAATCCGTTCTCCTGCGGATGCTCGTTCCCAAGGCCGGTGGTGAAGGGGGAGATCGCCTCGGCCTCGCAGATCCAGAGCTGCGCAGCAGGAATGGGCCGTGCGAGAGCACGCATCCGCCGGTCAAGCGCCTGCATTCGTTCTTTGTCTTCTCTGGTCAACGAACATACCCGGGACCAGGCCTGCCTGCTGCCGTGGTCGTTCTTGGTCCACAGGGCCGGAATCCTGCCCGCCTGTATCAGACGATCCGTCACGAGGGGAAGGTTTTCGTAATTCCGGCCCAGCTCCTCTCTGAGCGATTTTGCCTTCTCACTCTTTCGTTCCGCTTCTTCTTTCACCTGCCTCTCCTGGTCGGAACGTTCCGTCCAGATGGAGAGCAGCAGGCCGAATCGCAGGGCAGGCGACGCCTTGGAAAAGTCTGCGGCGCGAAGATAGCGCGGCACTGCAGCGACCGGCATTTCACTCCGCTCCTTTCCGCGCACTCGACATCAGACGCAGCCACTTCAGCCATGCCAGCGCCTCCGCCGTGATCTGCTGATATTGCCGCGGCTTGCACGCCAGAAGCGCGTTCATGAACTGCACGAAATCATCGGCCCCTCCCAGCACTGGAAAGCGTCTCCCCAGCCACCTGCGCAGGTCCTGCGACACCTGTTCGTACTCCTTGCCCTTGTCGTTGCAGAACGCCAGCACCTGCATCAGGCCGGAGTTCATGATCAGCGCCGGCAGACCCTTGGCTGCGTTCACCTGCGCCTTGGTGTAGCGCTCGCACTTCGTCCACGCGTCCTGCGCCCGCTGTTGCTCGAGCGTCAGCCGGTTCGAATTGCCCCGAGGCTGCATCGCATTCACCTCCCGTTCACCAGGCGCGCCACCACCAGCCCGCGCCCGGTCGTCGCATCGCCGCCCAGTTGAAGCAGCTTCCCATCCAGGGCGTTGCGGATCTTCGCAATCACGTCCGCGGCATCCAATCCGCCGTTCTCGCGCTTCGTCTTTTTCGGATTCCGCACTTGGCTCGCCATCAGCGGCCCAATCAGAATCGACTCCGGCGGCAGGTTCTCGGTATAAAACAGCCCGCCGGAATCCGCCGCCCCAGTGGTGTCGTCGATCCGCACATGCGGCTCCACCAGCATCGCGTGCTCGCAGAAGAAGGCGAAGTCCGTGTCGGAGAGAATCACCAGGTCCCGCTTCAGCTTCTGGCGGAAGAAGGCGTACTCCGCTCCGGTCGGAATGGCGTCTTCCGCCAGCTTCGCACCGATCTCGGACACGGCTGGCAAAGTGGCTGCAGAGTATTCGTACGCCTCCAGATGCAGCTTGCCGTCGGTCAGAAGTCCCTCGTTCGACACGAAGCACGACCCCTCGGCGACGCCCTGTTCCGGCGGCTGCCAGCCCGGCGCCGCCCCCACGAGCTGGAGCAGCCGGTGCGCCCGCGCCAGCGCCTGCGGACATGTCGCGTAGACGAAGCCCTCCTTCAGGCACCGCACCGGAAGCACAACGAGCTGCGCATCGCCGAAGCTCACCGCGCCCGCATGCAGTTCGCTCGCGCCGGCTTCCGGTCCGAACAGGTCGTGGATCAGCCCCGGATCCCCGCCGAGCTGTTCGAAGGAATGCCGCACCGCGCCTTTGATGCCGGAGCCGGCGAAGCACGGATGGCCCGTGTGCCGCTCCCGCTGGATCGGGTTGTCCACCACGCCGATCGCCTGCCCCGTGCCCATGTGGACGGGACTCACCGCATACAGAAAAACCGCTGCCTGTTTCTGAAACATGTTCAAACTCCTTTGTTTTCGCCCGCCCACGGGGCGATCCAGATCCGGTTGAAACCTTCCGCGCGCCGGAACTCGTCCGTGCAGGGCTCCGGCCACAATCCCCGTTCCGCCAGCGCCCGCAGCGAGGCCTCGTCCGCCTCGACGTGGTCGAGCCAGTAAACGCTGCCCGCCGGCGCGCACCGCTGCGCCTTCTTCGGCTGCTCCCGCGCCAGATCCCAGCCGGAGACGGCCTCGGCCCGCGCCACCGCAGCCGCTGCAAGCCGGCCGCGCACGCCATGCAGATCGAACAGAAACTCCCCGTTCTGTTCGCGGCACCCTTCCGGCAGCCAGCCCTCGCGGAACAGGCCGGGCGTCGCGAGAATCAGCCGGAGCTTCTTCTCCCGGACCATGCGCGCCCAGTCCGGCTCAGGCGCCGCGAGCTCCTCCAGCGGATGCACGGCCGCGGCGCGGCCGTCGGCGCCCAGGCGAACCAGGCCGCCTCGCGGCGGCGTGCAGCCGCTCACCGCGGCCAGCAGTCCGGCGTCGAAACCCTCGCGCTCTCTCCCGGCAGGCCTCTCCGGATCGCAGGGCAGCCGCCTGTCGCGCTCCCGCGACGTGTGGATCGCCATCCGGAACGCCACCGCCTCGGCCGTGAACAGCCGCCCTTCCTCCACGCTGCGCGTATGAGCGCTGAGCCCGATGCCCGTGCGCGGATCCGTCTCCCACAGCGCTTTCGAGTTCAGCAGGTCTCCCTCTTCCGGCGCCCCGCCATCGAGATATTTCCGCCACCCCCCCATCGTGAGCCACAGCCCGCCCTGCGGCTTGCCGCGCTTCGGCTGCGCCACCACCGGATGCAGCGGCAGCGGGTAGGACGAGCGCAGCGCTTCCGGCAGGGCAGTGGGACGCGCCAGCAGCAGGCCACCCTTTTCCACGATCAGATCGGCAGGAACGGGAAACAGCGGCTCCACCGCGCCGTTTTTCCGCCGCGCCAGTTGAAGACCCGCCAGCTGAAAGCTGCCGGGCGAGTCCCGGCGGCCGATCTCGGGATGCACGGCCTCGCCCCGTGCGAAGGCGGCCAGGTCGGTGCCGGAATCGGCGAGAATCCGCGAGCGGATCGCGCCGGCGGCCACGCTCGGCCACGGCAGCGCCATGCTTTCGCCGTAACTGCCCGGATCGCCGAAGCCCTTGTTGGCCCGGAAAAACAGCACGTCCACCGGCTCGAGAAACATGTAGTGCACGCTCATGCCTGTCCGCCTCCCGCTACTGCCGCGTCCTCAAGCCGCCGCCGGCTGGCCCGCTGCTCGCGCGCGAGAAATTCCGCCACGGCGAGGAAATTCTTCAGCCGCTCCAGGGCCGCTCTGCCGTGGCTCATGACTTCGTCGGCGAGCTTCCCTGCAAGGCGCCGCGCGGTGTCCTTCATCGGACCATCCGTCTGGCGCGCCATCTGGTAGGCGAGCATCGCGCCCAGCTGCAGCCGGTCCGGCACGCCGTCAGCGACCGGCAGATCGTGAAGCCATTCAAGCGAGTTGTAGACTGCGCGCCGGGAGACCGCCGGCGAAGCAAGGAACTTAATCAGCTCTCGCAGCAACTCGAGCGGCGCGCCCCAGTCGCCCGACAGATCCAGCCGCCCGCCGGAACGCTTCAGCACAGTGATGTGCCAGGCGTTGCGGTCCGATGGTTTGCCATCCAGACAGCGCCGGAAGCTCTTCGCCGCCCTTTCGGCCTGCCGCAATTCCCGCAGCACAAGCGACAGCGGCGTCTGATGGTGGGCGATGACGATGCCGCAGCTGGCCGTGGCGCGCGGGCCCATCATCCGCATCAGGCGTCCATTGAGGTATGCGAAGCCCTTGCTGAACAGGAGCTTGTCCCACCTTTCGCTTCGTGTTACAGAAAGGACGTCCTGCCCCTGGCCGCTGTAGGCGGCGCGCAGCCGGGCCGCGGCGGACAGCGCATCCGCCACCGGCAGCATCGCCATCACGTCGTCGCCGCCGGCGTAAATCAGCCGGCCTGCATGCTCGCGCTCCACGATCCACGGCGCGACGTTCTGCGAGAACTCGTTCAGCGCGCCGCTGATCACCAGGTGGCGGTTCGGCGACACCGGGCGGCGCTGCTCAGCGTACTTGCGCAGCTCGCCCTGTGCGCGGTCGAACAGCGGCCGCACCTGCGGATGGAAGCTTTCCATGAAAGGAATCGACGTCCCGGCTTCTTCGTCTCCTGCCAGGATCGCCCCCATGTCGTCGCCGTCCATCATCAGCAGGGCGTAGTAGGTCTCCAGCTGCGGCGCGTCTTCGTCCCCGCCGCAGAGCACTTTGCGGACGAACTTCCTCGCTTCCTCTGCAGCTTCGTCCTCGTCTTCTTTCTCGCGCGCCTCTTCGAGAACCGCGGGAATCCGCGCCGCCAGATCGATCCGGTCCTGCCATTCCGCCCGGGCAGCCAGCTGCGCCGGCAGCGCCACGCGCGAGGATACGGACCCGACCCGGCTGCGCTGCTCTTTCGTCAGCGGCGCGCCGCGCTCGAGCCACTCGCGGATCTGATGCGCCAGCGCCATGGCGTGGGTCGAAACCACAAAGCGGTCCGTGATGTTCTGCGTATGGTTCCGCACTTCTTCGGCGAACAGCGCCGGCCAGAGCCGCTTGATCGCCGGCAGCGCCCCGAGATGCTCGCCCCTCTTCGCCCACGCCGGGCAGCGGTCGGCGATCCGCGTCCAGAGCGTTTCGTGATGCTCGCCCTCGCGGAAGCCCGCGTCCTGGCGGCTCCGCCGTTGGCCCCGCGGCACGGTCAGCAGCCACGGGTCGTGCGTCAACCACTCGGTCTCGCCCGTGAGCGTGCAGCGCCACCCTTCCTCCCCTGTCTGCGAAAAGGGCCTCACGCTCTTCGCCGCCGCCATCAGCCGCTCGTTCAGCTCGTAAAAGGCCGGGTAAAGCACGCCCGGGTTGGGATCGAAAAACGCCGTGCCGTCCGTCCATTCGATGTGCTTCTGCAGCACCTGCCACGCGGGCGAGGCCAGAAAGCCCGCATCCCCGTTCTCCCGCGTTCCAAAGAACGGCGCCATCGCCGCCCTGAGCCCCGTCGTGTCCGGATCGGTCTGCTTCTCTTCCTTCCGCGGCGGCGCCAGCGAGAACGGCGTGATCGCCCAGTGCACCTCGGGGAAGTCTTTCAGCTGCCGCTTGACCTGCCCGTAGGCGTAGACGGATTCGTCGCGGGCCGAGCCCTTCTCGCGCAGACCGGCTTCTTCCAGCAGCCGGTCTGCCGTTTTCAGGCCGAGCTCCAGCAGCCACTGCCGGACATGGTCCCGGCACTTCCGCGCGATCTCTTCGGCGCGCGAAGCGGGCACGACGGCGACAAAGCGGTTCGGCAGCGCTGCGGCGAACAGCGGATTCGCGTCCGGCCGGCTCCCCCGCCATGGCTGTTTATCGAACAACCCTTCCGGCAGCCCGATCTCTTCCAGCAACCACAGATCGGCCTGCGGAATCCCCCGCAGCCGCGGGAACAGGATCGCGTCCGGCCCCAGCTCCTCGCACAGCGGCTTCATCGTCTCCCAGGCGAGCCGCGACAGCAGATGCGACCCCGCCCAGAGATCTTCCGTCTTCCGCGCCGCCGCAATGAAGCTCTGCACCGGGCCGATCGAAAGAGCCAGCAGCGCCGCATGGCCTTCTGGATCGCCTGCAAAGGCCCCGGCGAAGGCGGAGACCAGGTCGAGGTGATCCCAGATGGTGTGGTCCGGCACGCGCGTGTCGGCCGGCAGCAGTTTCCAGAGCTCGCCCAGCGCCGTCGCGTCCCGCTCCTCCCGGATCTCGGGGCCGAACCGCCACAGCGCCAGCGCCACCTTCCGCCAGTCCAGATCTTCCTTCTTCCCGGCGCCGAGCGCTTCGGCCAGGTCTTCGAAGTGGCCATAGCTATGATTCTTGATCTGCTCGACGTCCGTGTCCCCCAGATAGGCCAGATCCGTGCAGTCGCCCGACAGCGGGTGGATCAGAATCGGGCTCTCGGTCCAACGCACCTGCGCTTCCCGGGGGATCGCATGAACCTCCCTGTCGTCCAGCCGGATTTTCTCGATCGGCCATTGCGGCCGGTCGGCGGCCGAGGCCCACCAGTCGGCGCGGCGGATGATTTCGTAGATCTCCCGCGGGATGCCTTCGCGGAAGCAGTCGAAGGCCCGTGCGCCTTGCGAGTCGGGCGGGATCGAGCCCTCCGGCAACTGGCTCGCGTACAGCAGCCGCGCCAGCGCCAGGCTCGTCCCGTTTTCGTGTCCCGCCGGATCGCGCAACAGCACGAGCGCCTTTTCCGCCGGATCATGGAGCCGGGCGGTCGTCTTCGTCTGCCAGATTCGTGCGTCCGTCATGGCTTACTCCTGCGAGCGCTGCAGCAGCTGGGCATTGTCGAGAAAATCGTGTACTGACTCCCACACGCGCTGCACGACGGCCATATCGGGGGAGAAGGAATCTGGAGGCCGGCACGGCATGTGGTAGACGATCCCGACAAGCTGGTTCCCATCGTTCGCGCGGCGGACTTTGAACCGCAGCTGGTTCGGCAGGCGCGCCTGATTGCCCCAGCCCGCTACCCCGTGGTTCGTCACTGGATATGCCAGCCAGTGGCGGTTCTCTGGGTGCGCGTGAACCCGCACATTTAGAGGGAAACGAAACTGAGTCCGAAAGCCGATTTTCAATTCCGCCAGGTGCCGCATCAGCTCTTTCCAATCGGCGTAAGCCCGCCGTGTTCTCCAGATGAGCGGGCCCTTCTCGTCCTTGCCGATGCAGTGAGGCCAATCGAGCTCCAGTGCCTGCCGCCAGTCGCGCAGGGGAACAGCCGCCTTCAGCCGCTGGCCATCAGCGGGAACCAGGCGGAACGAGCCCCAGCCATTTCGGGAGCGGCCCCCGGCGGCGCCATACAGGTGCAACAGAGCCAGGACTGCTTCCATGGCTTTGGCCTCCGGCTCAGGCAGCGCGAGCTGCAATTCGGCCGAGGAGCCGGCATCGATGCAGGGAGGCGCTTTCAGCGCTGTCTGCCGGCTCTGCCGGTCGTAGATGAGCGGGCCGTAACCCAGATACAGGTGCGCTCCCACGGGCTGCTCCACTTCAGGGTGCCGGATCGCCTGCCCTTCCAGTCCCTGCCAGCTCTTGCGCCCGCCGCCTGCCCAGGAGGAAAGCCGCAGGCGAAAGAGGCTGCGCAAAGCCTCCGTCTCCTTCCGTCCGTTCACCTGCTTCTCCAGCCAGGCGTTGCCGAAGAGCCGCCCTTCCCGTTGGCGCATTTCGCCAACGTTGGCCTGGAATTTCCGCTCCGCCGCCCAGGCCACCCGCCACCATTGCCGCAGCAACGCCTTGAACGGAGGCGTCCGCCACTGCCCGCTCTGGTCGGCGCCGCCAAGGAACGCAGGAGTCAGAAACTCGATCGTGTATTTTCGCGTAATCCAGCGGAAATTGTCAGGCATCTTCGGTGCGCCTCGTAGCATTCATATCACACTCGCCCCGAGACGCGGAATG
This DNA window, taken from Bryobacteraceae bacterium, encodes the following:
- a CDS encoding CRISPR-associated protein Cmr3, which produces MSVHYMFLEPVDVLFFRANKGFGDPGSYGESMALPWPSVAAGAIRSRILADSGTDLAAFARGEAVHPEIGRRDSPGSFQLAGLQLARRKNGAVEPLFPVPADLIVEKGGLLLARPTALPEALRSSYPLPLHPVVAQPKRGKPQGGLWLTMGGWRKYLDGGAPEEGDLLNSKALWETDPRTGIGLSAHTRSVEEGRLFTAEAVAFRMAIHTSRERDRRLPCDPERPAGREREGFDAGLLAAVSGCTPPRGGLVRLGADGRAAAVHPLEELAAPEPDWARMVREKKLRLILATPGLFREGWLPEGCREQNGEFLFDLHGVRGRLAAAAVARAEAVSGWDLAREQPKKAQRCAPAGSVYWLDHVEADEASLRALAERGLWPEPCTDEFRRAEGFNRIWIAPWAGENKGV
- a CDS encoding type III-B CRISPR module RAMP protein Cmr4 — encoded protein: MFQKQAAVFLYAVSPVHMGTGQAIGVVDNPIQRERHTGHPCFAGSGIKGAVRHSFEQLGGDPGLIHDLFGPEAGASELHAGAVSFGDAQLVVLPVRCLKEGFVYATCPQALARAHRLLQLVGAAPGWQPPEQGVAEGSCFVSNEGLLTDGKLHLEAYEYSAATLPAVSEIGAKLAEDAIPTGAEYAFFRQKLKRDLVILSDTDFAFFCEHAMLVEPHVRIDDTTGAADSGGLFYTENLPPESILIGPLMASQVRNPKKTKRENGGLDAADVIAKIRNALDGKLLQLGGDATTGRGLVVARLVNGR